ACCGGCTGGAGTTGCTGGCTTTGACAGGCTATCAGGATTATGAGTAAGAGTAAAATCAGGAGAATTTTCTTCATAAACATACTTTAAATAAATTTCTTCAAGGGGTGGTTCCTCTGTCGAAAAATGTTCGATGATCGCACCGGCCTTTGAAAGGGCTTGCAGGATAGAAAGGCGATCTTCGGGCTTTGAGGCTACGACCAGATGAGCATCAAGGAGTTTTGCTTCTGTAGCTCCGGCATCGAGGGCTGTCTTAATAAAATTTTCGTTTGGATTGTTCAGTAATAAGCGCATACGTGAATTGACCCTTATGGCATTTTTTAAGATTTCCACCGACTCAACGGCTGCCAGCTTACCACCGACAAGTATTGCCACTCTATCGGCCAACTGTTCGATATCAGAAAGAACATGGGAAGAAAACAGGATCGTCTTACCCTCTTGCTTAAGCATGGCGATCAATTTTCTGAATTTTATTGCTCCTTCAGGATCAAGACTGGCAGTGGGCTCATCCAGGAGGAGGAGAGGCGCATCGGGCAGAAAGGCCACAGCTATGCCCAGACGTTGAATCATTCCGCCGGAAAATTCGCTGACTGACCTGTCAGCAAATCCATTAAAGCTGAAGTGGAGTTTTTCAAGCACCCGATCAATCCGATCCAACGGCAGTTTCCTTAAGCGACAATAGAACTCAAGAACTTCTCGAGCTGTGAGGTTTTCATAAAAAGCGACCCGCTGGGGGAGATAACTAAGTAAACTTTTCGCTTCCCACGAGTTTTTCCAGACATCTATACCGTTAATCCGTATATGGCCAGAAGTTGGCGACATGAGACCGGTAATACATTTCAGAATGGTTGTCTTGCCGCTTCCATTCGGACCCAGTAGGGCAAAAGTCTCTCCGGTCTTTACCTGAAAGGATATATCCTTCACAGCAGTAAAATTACCGAATTTTTTGGTTAACCCTTTTACCTCGATCATCGCTTTTTTCCCTTTGCAATCAGGGTAATAGATACCCCCAACATGACAAAGGGTAAGATCAAGGAATAGCGCTTAAACCGGAATCCTCCATCCAACTCTGGCATCTGGATAGACCATACCACTGGTTTCATGAGAGGGTAAAAATCGAATTCCCTGGATCCCTCGATCACCGGGAAAGTCTTTTCAGCCAAAGCAAGGGCTTGAGACGCCGGGCTAAAAAGGTAGAGTCGGAGTCGAGGATGATTTCCTTCCAGATACTGGAAAATGTTTTGAATCTTGAAGGGTATGTCACCTATGCCGTCAGCATCTAAATCGTAGCCATCATAATCGCTCCAGTAATTTCCAACTCCTTCATGGCTCCATTGTGTTGTGGTATTTTTGCCGATCACCTGTATGGGGCTCAGGTTATCCACAAAGTTATTCCTCTGAAACACATTTCCCGAAGCGCTGGTAAAGATCTGAATGGCGGTATCGTTTGCTGCAATGAGATTACGTTTAAATAGACTATTTCTCAGTGCCTCCATAAATATGCCAACGGCATTATCCAGGATCAGATTTTCCTCGGCCAGGCAGTCATCACTGTCCTGGAACAGGAGGCCAAAAGAACTGAAACCCCGATTATGGATAAAAATGTTTCGTCTAAATTCAATCCGCCGAGAATACATAATAGCCGCACCGGCAACATTGTTGTAAAATAGATTTTCTTCAAACTTATTGTCATCGGAAAACATATAATGTAAGCCGTAGCGGAGGTCCGATACACGGTTTCCACGAAGGATACTTTTATATGCATTTTGCAGATACATTCCATCGCGAGCCTGTTTGATGGTGTTTCCAACAATGGTGTTGTTGGTGGCGTTCCAGATGTGAATGCCGCTACCTCTTTCACCGGGTTCAAGAAAATCCCTGCCATGGATTACATTCCCTCTGACTATATTATCACTGGAACCAAAGAAGTAGATTCCGAAAAGCACATCACGTAGTTTATTTTCTTCAATTCGGTTGCCATTTGACTTGAGTAAAATACCCGAATCTTCATCAACCAGCATATTCCCGCTATGTTCAATAATGAAACCTCGAACCACACAGCCATCGGCATTTACTGTTATGACGCTTCCCCGGCCATCTCCTTGAAGGGTGGGGTTATCTATGCCCTCGAGAACAACTTGTTTATCGAGGATAAGATTGCCTTTATAAATTCCACTTTTGACTCGAATGGTATCCCCTGGAGTTGCATAGGTAAGAGCTTCCTGAACCGAGGTAAAAGGTTCGTCTGGGCCAACGATGAGAGTTTTGGCCTTTACTTCCAGAGGTAAACCAGAGCCGGCCAATCCCAGCAAGACCACCAGAAAAATTCGCTTGGGCCACAAACACAGCAAAGTACGGAAATCAGATAAAAACCCTTTTAAGATTTCTAGAGGTTTAAAACTCATATTCAAGTGTCTAAGGTGCCTATGGGAGCGAGGAATACGGAGGTGGGGGGAGGGAATGAGCCTCTATACTCTCCCACTTCCACATCCCCCCACTCCTACTTTAGTTCACTTTAGGGCACTTAAACGCTTATAACTTTTTTAGGTGTCTTCCCGATAATAAAATAGAAACAAGCAACAACAGGAGAAAACCAACCAGAAAATAGGAAGCCGGGCCAGGATAGCTGTAAACGGTAAAGTTCGCAAGTTGTTTTGATCCAATAATGGGGGGCATGAATGGGGGAACTTTTACCGGAGCTTTTGGGTCCAGGTTATGACCATACTGATAAAGTCGATTATAAAAACTCCAAAATGAGAAGAGGCTGAAGTACATAAAAAGAACCGTCGTATCCACCAGGTTCGACATCTTGCCCAATACGATTGTGCGCAGGGTAAGGATGAAGAAAATACCGATCATCAGAGGAATCCATCCAAACTCACTGAAATCACTTTCAAGCAACGGACGCATACCGATATAGTGATTAAGGGTATTGATCTCTTGCAAGTCATTTCTCCCCTCAGGATGACCGCCGTCAAGGGTGTATGAATAGATGTAGAGATTCAAGCCATCGGGAAATTGATTTGCATAAAGTGTCATGTTCCAAAGGGGGAAGATAAACGTTGGAATAAGCAGCACTGCGGCGATCAGGATAATGAGGCGGCTCTGTAGCCTTAGGGGGAGATCAAAAAAAGCGTTCGCCTTCTCCAACCACTTTTCCATGTCGAATTTCCCCTCCAGGGGTTGAATAGCCGATTCCTGCCTTGAAATAAAATCTTGTAGGTTTGACATAAGTTATTCCGTCTAAAAGTAACTGATGGGACAGTTATAAGATATCCCCACCAGGAACCTTACAGTCGATTAGCCTAGTATCTAGAGATGGCGTTTTCACATCCCTTCTTCTACCAAATCCGGTTGTAAGGGCGACCAACCGGTCGCCCTTACTAGCGAATCATACCTGTCGATGCGCTTTGTTTCGGTTTTACCAGAAGATATCCTTGCATTTCTTGATGCAGTGCTGAACAGAAGTTTGTACAGTAAAACGGATGAACACCGGGTTTGTTCGCCACAAATTCGATGGTTTTAGTCTCTCCTGGGTCGACCACTACGTTGATGTTGTACTCATTCAAACCAAAACCATGGAGCATATCCGTCGTCTGTTCGATGTTTGTGAGGTGAATTGTCACATGATCCCCCTCATTGACCTCGATCTTCCAGGGTTCAAAACTACTGCGTACTGCTATCATCTTCACCGTTACGTGGTTCTCATTTCGTTCGACCTTTGCGTCTTTTACATCCCAGATTGCTTCTGGATGCTTATTATCTTCCTTCTTATAAACCTCAATGGGTTTGAGTTTATCGGCTTTGATGATTTGTGCATAGTGCGGTTCAGGTTCAGTGAACGCATCATAAAGGAGTTTCATCTTCTCGCCGGATATATCAATTAACTGAGAACTCTCTGGCTGCGATGGACCCACACTGATGTGTCGTCCATGCGAAAGCTTGTTCAATGCCACCAGATATTTTCCCTTGGGGTTTATGGTATCTCCCTCGGCAGCCGCAAGATGACCGATATTGTAGGAAACAGGAATTTTGTCCACGACTTCCCACGTACCGAGTTTCCACTTAGCAATAGCGCTCTCAACATAGAGGCTTGTATAAGCATAGCCTTTATCATCGAACTGGGTATGTAGGGGTCCCAGGCCCACATTGACTTCTGCCTCCTTAACGGCATCATAGTTAAGAACAGGAATGCCGTCTTCGTTACCGGTGAAGTCCTTGTTTTGAATTGCCGTTAAGATCTTTTCCATATTGAAAGCTGTGGTAATAGATTGAAGTTTACCACTCCCAATGATATACTTGCCATCCGGACTTACATCCACGCCATGTGGGCTTTTCGAGCAGGGAATCAAATAGACAATGTCCGGGACTTCCTTTGGATCAATTACCTTCACACCCCCGATCATCTTGAATTTACCATTTTGGATTGCCTGCTCTGCCGCTTTCCAATTCACCGCGGCAATATAATCGCGGTCCTTTTGCGTTGAAGTAACCTCCAGTTTACCAGTGGCACGTTCGGAGTTATAAGAGGTCCAGAATGCCCAACCGTAGCTCGGTCCTTTCCCTGCATCACCAAGGTCGTAATCGAACGGTGGCATAAGGATTTGCCAGCCCACGCTCATTTCACCGGTTTTGGGATCCACAGCAATTCCCGCCACGACCCCCTTATAATCCGTTGCATATTGCTCAATGGGCGCATAGGTTCCTTTAGGCAGCGGAATGGAGAAACGAGATGCCGCCAGGATATACTCTGTATTCGGTGTGACAAATGCTCCCCCATGATAACCAGAAACATTCGGAATCGGTCCCAGAATCTGTTTGGTTTTGAAATCTCTCAGATCAATTCGTGCCATGCGATTGTTTGCATTGTCATTGACGAAGAGCCAGCGTCCATCGTAGTTCCCATTGGTCTCGCTGAGGGAAGGATGATGTACGTCTCCCCAGGTGAATTCACCAAGCATTTTCCTGGTTTCTTGGTCGAATCCATAGCCTGTCGAGGGATAAAGTGAGAAAACCGGAATGGTGGCAATGTGTCGCATCGAAGGAATCCCCGCAACAAACACATTACCTGAATGCCCCCCGGAGTAAAAAAGATAATACTCGTCCATATCACCGGGAGCGATATAACTCGCAACTGCAGCTCCAATTGTACTACTTTTCTCAGTCCCCTTTTCAACCTCGGGTTTCCTGGAACAACCTGAAAACAGAGTCAGGCTTAAAATTCCTATTAAACCAAAGGTACTGATCATTCCTTTGAATATAATTTTTTTCCTTACGTTCTCCATAGGTGTATTCTCCTGTATCGGATCAAGACTCGCTACAAATAGCAGCGAGAATTTCCGATCTTACTTTTCTAAGAAATGCTCTACAACTCAGGTCTACCTTTCCTTTTAGGCTGGTTTTGACTTTTCTTGCCAAATTCCCTTTAATCCTTCCCATCGTCATGAGCTCCGGCCTGATTTTCCTCTTTAAGCTTTTTTTGATAGGCTAACTTAAGCTTTTCAATTACTTCCTGTTTCTCAGCCTCGGTAAGCTTAATCTGCTCTGAGAGAATGATGGCCATGGTCCCCGTTGGACTCGCAAAGAACTCTTCTAGAGTTTTACCGAAGCGACTTTGAACATCCACATAGGCGTTCGCCAAATCAGGTCCGGCTTTAGTTAGCGATTTGACACCTAACGAACTTACCTCATGGCAGGTAAAACATCCCTTCTCAACAAAAAAGGCGCCTTCACCGGCAGGCTTTCCGTGTTTTTCCTCGGCTTCTTTGGATGCAGGCAGGTCAACTGCTTTTTTAGAGTCATGCTCAACAGGAAGATCCCTCTGCCTCCAGCTTAAAAATAAGCTTATACCTAAAACCATTATCACCAAACCCAGACCACCGATTAACCATTTGAGCTTGATTTTTTTCTCCATATGAATTTCTCCCTTATTCTGTATGATCAAAACTACCAAAGCACGCCACAAATAGCAGCAAAACGTGCCTGTTTAGTCTTCTGATAACCTTCCATCGTTCGTTGCTAAAAAAATATCGCAATCACTATGCCAGGTTACACAAGGTCTTGACGAAGATGTTACAAAACTTAGGATTCCAGATAACCAACCGGTATAAAGGTTTGGTAAGGTGCAAACTTCAGGGAAAGAGAGAATTTATAGGATCCGTCTTAAAATCTTACATCCCTGACAAAAACCAGGGAATTAAAGCTCTAAGTGATAATGTCGGAAATTAAGACAAAAGACAAAATAACAGGTATTTATAAAGGGAAGGATCTTTGAAATCTTGAAAATTCTGGATTTTTATAGGGGTTATCCGGGCCAACCTCGTACCAACATAATTCCCAAAGCGATTACCAACAAGGCCAGGAGCAAGTTCAACCGTCCAAGCCATCCGGCCTGGCGACGTAACCGTATCACTTCAGGTGAGGTGGGATTTGCCTGCCACAGAGCCATGGCCCGTGGACCAAGGATAAAATCGTGTAGGGCACTGGACAGGAGAATCAAGGCTACCACTAATAATTTGATGCCTAAAGTATGACCAAAGGAACTTTGCCAGAATAGATCATTCTGAAGATCCTCCCAACTAAAACCTCGATAGATCAGGTTAGAGATACCACTCAGGAGGAGCAAGATCAGACAGATCCAACCTACCCAACGGAAACGCACGCCGATCCAATGGATGAAAGAAGCTCTGATATCCTGGTACTCTGATCGGCGGATTACCGGAACCAGAACCAGAACTAGGAAAATCATACCACCAATCCAGGTTACGGCAGCCAGAATATGAAGCCAGACCGAGAACAGGTAGAAGACATTCATAAGATTAAGGGCTGAAGGGCCAGGGGTAAAAGCCATTATTCGCTTTCCACCTTTGACCCTTTAGAACAACTCTAAAAATTATCAGGTATCAAATCCGATTCTACGGTGTCCGATACCATCCGTTGAAGCCATCGGTGGTCCTACCGTTACCGGAGAGGTAAAGGGTGCCCGGATCTTTATAGGTAACCCCTACTATGCTCATAATCCCCAACATAGGGAGCACCGATTCCTCTTGTTTTTCGCTATCCAGTCTTATATAATCCCCAGAGCTGAAAATACCTTACTCCCATGACTCCTTGCTGAAAATCTGTTCCTTAGAAGGAATAGCCATCGCTTGAGCTGGTTGTTTTGAGGAAGGTGCCTGGAAGGGACTTGGGGATAGAAATTCCCCCCATTTAGTTGATATAAGACTTAACCGGTTTGTTTAGCTTCGACTAAAGAACGGGCTTCGTACAAATCTTTACACTGCCAACAAAGGGGTTCCTGAGGGTTCCATGCCGGATGCTCTTGTTGGATTTGGACTAACAAATCGGCAGAAAGATCGACGGGATTTATTAACTGAAACGAAGGAAATTGACATAAAGCACACCTTCCTTTGGAAGAAGGAGTAGATGTGAAGCCCCTTCCTATATCTGTTGTTCCGGCAAGCCACTTTTCAGGATTTTGAGCAAACGATAATAACTCCTGATGGGTGTGGGGGCCCTGGTCAAAAAAATAAGAAAACAAGTTCTCCAACTCCCCTTGCAGGGATGGAAAGGTGCGGCTAAAAAGCATCTTGTGGGTTTCTCGCACGGGGGGTGGAAGCCATCCTTTTTTATATAACCGCCCATCAACGGTGATATCCCAAAGAATTTTATATCGTTCTTGAAGAACGCGATGATAGGGGCCCAGGGATCTGTTGGGAAAACCGGACTCATATCCAAAGTAAGGATCCAGCATATCCACAATATGCAGCATTTCACGTTGAAGAAAAACAAGGAATTGGGGGGACTGGCATAAAAGTTCGGGGGTTAACTGAACGACTATAGTGCGTTCAGTTCGACTAAGTTCAGGCTGGTCACTTTTTACACGAGCAAGGTACAAATCTGCTCCAATCTCCCTGGTAGATCGAGCTTTTATAAAGAGGCAGCGATGTGTTGAGGTGGTAAGGATTGGCCATAGTTTAAAAACTTGCTGTACCGGCTCTCCAAGATTTAAATGGTTGAACCAGCGTTCATGAAATTGTTGAAAAGCTTCCTCCCGCCCCTCTGGATCGGTAAACTCGTAGATGCGATTCCTTTCTTTTCTAAACAGGCCTTCCTTCGGATGCCCTCTGATAATCCGAAGAACAGCTTCTTCAACGAGTTGAGGATGATATTCTACACAATAGGATTTACCGTGAGTTCTGAAGTCAACGGATGTCAGGTTTTTCATAATAAAATAACCCCTTCACTTACCGAAGCAAATGGTTACAAGAATTCCTCCTTCAAGGGAAGAGATATTCAGTTAATTTAAGAAGACTTTTGCTTTAAAGACAAAGCCTGAAATCCCTGGTTTCAAGGATATAGCAATTGACAAATCCCCCCCCCTTCCCCATACGTGCCGGAATAAGGCTTAGCTGGGAGTACGACTGTTTGCCTTACTTCCCTTCCTCCTTCCCTGAAATTTCAGGAAAAGGGAGACGAGGGCATAAGTGTCAGGTTAAGGCACCCCACCCGGTTCCTTCCCCTGCAAGGCGGGGGAAGGCCAGGAAGGGGGAGGCCCTCAGGTATCTCACTCTTATCCTGGCGCTTGAGATGCCCGCGCTCCCAGGTTACAGGATAAGCTTTTTTATCTTATTTTGGCCCGTATAGGATAAGGAATATCTCCCATAAAAGGCAGATTGATATTATTCCATGGAAATGGGATTCTCCGGTCCTCTCGTATTCAACTTGTTCATGTCATAGACGAGATCTCATGAGAATCGCTCTTTCCGATATTCTAACAGGGTCGTACCTTCACGTCGTCGTTCTTCCATTTGGTTCAAGAGCTCCTCTTGTAGAGTATGGGGTAGTCTTTCCATATAGAGAGCCAATCCATCACAAGTGATAGGATGCTCCCAAATCAGTTCCAGATTCGCAGCTGCGGTTTCGGCATCGGACTGACTCCAGGTATCTTTTGCAGCCAAATTCATTAAAGCCATCACACCCCGGAATACCCCATCGTGTTCCGTGAGCAGTCGTTGCAATCCAGCTTCTCCGATGAATTCCCTTAACTTTGGGTAAAGATGGAGTTCTTCAAACTTAAAGTGTGGACCAACCAACTTGTTTGCTTCGTTCAACGTCGCCCTGATCCGCGCAATATCTTGAGCCTGGATGGCACTTCGTAAATCCATCAGGGCCTGTACCACCTTCGTATGGTCTGAGTGAAATTCTCCAATAAGAGTTTTTCCAGCCATCTTTGTTACCTCCCCACATAATCTAAGGACAGGTTTGTTTTTTAGTTAACATTTCCTGACAGGAGTATCCTCATGACCTCCTTAAACAGGTCCCATCCTCATAGTAAACAAACATTACTTTTAATAAAGTTAAACAGGGATCATCGCGCTCCCCTTTCCCCATATGTGCCCGGATAAGGCTTAGCTGGGGGTGTAACCATCTACCTCACCTTCCTTTCCCCTCTCCTGAAGCTTCAGGGATTACCTGGATCCCAACTTCTCCCTTCTCTCACGGAGAAAAGCAGGAGTAACCGTTCCTACAGACTATTCATTCGAGGTATC
The genomic region above belongs to Candidatus Limnocylindrales bacterium and contains:
- a CDS encoding ABC transporter ATP-binding protein; protein product: MIEVKGLTKKFGNFTAVKDISFQVKTGETFALLGPNGSGKTTILKCITGLMSPTSGHIRINGIDVWKNSWEAKSLLSYLPQRVAFYENLTAREVLEFYCRLRKLPLDRIDRVLEKLHFSFNGFADRSVSEFSGGMIQRLGIAVAFLPDAPLLLLDEPTASLDPEGAIKFRKLIAMLKQEGKTILFSSHVLSDIEQLADRVAILVGGKLAAVESVEILKNAIRVNSRMRLLLNNPNENFIKTALDAGATEAKLLDAHLVVASKPEDRLSILQALSKAGAIIEHFSTEEPPLEEIYLKYVYEENSPDFTLTHNPDSLSKPATPAG
- a CDS encoding nitrous oxide reductase family maturation protein NosD, which translates into the protein MSFKPLEILKGFLSDFRTLLCLWPKRIFLVVLLGLAGSGLPLEVKAKTLIVGPDEPFTSVQEALTYATPGDTIRVKSGIYKGNLILDKQVVLEGIDNPTLQGDGRGSVITVNADGCVVRGFIIEHSGNMLVDEDSGILLKSNGNRIEENKLRDVLFGIYFFGSSDNIVRGNVIHGRDFLEPGERGSGIHIWNATNNTIVGNTIKQARDGMYLQNAYKSILRGNRVSDLRYGLHYMFSDDNKFEENLFYNNVAGAAIMYSRRIEFRRNIFIHNRGFSSFGLLFQDSDDCLAEENLILDNAVGIFMEALRNSLFKRNLIAANDTAIQIFTSASGNVFQRNNFVDNLSPIQVIGKNTTTQWSHEGVGNYWSDYDGYDLDADGIGDIPFKIQNIFQYLEGNHPRLRLYLFSPASQALALAEKTFPVIEGSREFDFYPLMKPVVWSIQMPELDGGFRFKRYSLILPFVMLGVSITLIAKGKKR
- the nosZ gene encoding Sec-dependent nitrous-oxide reductase gives rise to the protein MENVRKKIIFKGMISTFGLIGILSLTLFSGCSRKPEVEKGTEKSSTIGAAVASYIAPGDMDEYYLFYSGGHSGNVFVAGIPSMRHIATIPVFSLYPSTGYGFDQETRKMLGEFTWGDVHHPSLSETNGNYDGRWLFVNDNANNRMARIDLRDFKTKQILGPIPNVSGYHGGAFVTPNTEYILAASRFSIPLPKGTYAPIEQYATDYKGVVAGIAVDPKTGEMSVGWQILMPPFDYDLGDAGKGPSYGWAFWTSYNSERATGKLEVTSTQKDRDYIAAVNWKAAEQAIQNGKFKMIGGVKVIDPKEVPDIVYLIPCSKSPHGVDVSPDGKYIIGSGKLQSITTAFNMEKILTAIQNKDFTGNEDGIPVLNYDAVKEAEVNVGLGPLHTQFDDKGYAYTSLYVESAIAKWKLGTWEVVDKIPVSYNIGHLAAAEGDTINPKGKYLVALNKLSHGRHISVGPSQPESSQLIDISGEKMKLLYDAFTEPEPHYAQIIKADKLKPIEVYKKEDNKHPEAIWDVKDAKVERNENHVTVKMIAVRSSFEPWKIEVNEGDHVTIHLTNIEQTTDMLHGFGLNEYNINVVVDPGETKTIEFVANKPGVHPFYCTNFCSALHQEMQGYLLVKPKQSASTGMIR
- a CDS encoding DUF4149 domain-containing protein, whose translation is MAFTPGPSALNLMNVFYLFSVWLHILAAVTWIGGMIFLVLVLVPVIRRSEYQDIRASFIHWIGVRFRWVGWICLILLLLSGISNLIYRGFSWEDLQNDLFWQSSFGHTLGIKLLVVALILLSSALHDFILGPRAMALWQANPTSPEVIRLRRQAGWLGRLNLLLALLVIALGIMLVRGWPG
- a CDS encoding hemerythrin domain-containing protein, with translation MAGKTLIGEFHSDHTKVVQALMDLRSAIQAQDIARIRATLNEANKLVGPHFKFEELHLYPKLREFIGEAGLQRLLTEHDGVFRGVMALMNLAAKDTWSQSDAETAAANLELIWEHPITCDGLALYMERLPHTLQEELLNQMEERRREGTTLLEYRKERFS